A single Oreochromis niloticus isolate F11D_XX unplaced genomic scaffold, O_niloticus_UMD_NMBU tig00007253_pilon, whole genome shotgun sequence DNA region contains:
- the LOC109197836 gene encoding biotinidase-like encodes AGCRPLAWMNQLPLLDSIQFQQAFSLAANVTLLAVNIRNDRLIMTGSGIYTPFSATYHHARKGDPEEGRLLVARVPVLEPLEVKQSAAKEVEAGGGESTISAATDSGYCYQDSCDDPPPPSYPTFISSMMYDTFTFVLLNETQGDIKVCNGTFCCRLQYRWLLQDHKELYAFGALAGTHTVNGRYALQARIT; translated from the coding sequence ccgcgggttgccgacccctggcctGGATGAACCAGCTCCCCCTGCTGGATTCAATCCAGTTTCAGCAGGCATTCAGTCTGGCTGCCAACGTCACCCTACTAGCTGTCAACATTCGTAATGACAGGCTCATCATGACAGGAAGTGGCATCTACACCCCTTTTTCTGCCACCTACCACCACGCCAGGAAAGGGGACCCAGAGGAGGGCAGGCTGCTGGTGGCCAGAGTGCCAGTTTTGGAGCCACTTGAGGTAAAACAAAGTGCAGCCAAAGAGGTGGAGGCTGGTGGTGGGGAGTCAACAATATCAGCGGCTACAGACTCTGGATACTGCTACCAAGATAGCTGTGATgaccctcctcctccctcctacCCCACCTTCATCTCCTCTATGATGTatgacacatttacatttgtccTCTTAAATGAGACACAAGGCGACATTAAAGTGTGCAACGGCACTTTCTGCTGCCGCCTGCAGTACAGGTGGTTACTGCAAGACCATAAAGAGCTCTATGCTTTCGGCGCACTTGCAGGAACACACACCGTCAACGGACGTTACGCATTGCAGGCAAGAATCACATGA
- the LOC109197835 gene encoding serine/threonine-protein phosphatase 6 regulatory ankyrin repeat subunit A-like isoform X2 produces the protein MQRTPRAAFSDHVECVSLLLSHGAQANVVDTHMHRTPLMMVALNGQTNAVEVMVSGAKADLALQDADRNTALHLACSKGHETSALLILEKISDRNLINCTNAALQTPLHVAARKGLTVVVQELLVKGASVLAVDENGYTPALACAPNRDVADCLALILNSMMPTSPMVTIAALPTLSLTQTVINHHPISNHISKGVAFDTPAPLRPDHASYCRPERLLSSVSGDDEMNDSDSETY, from the exons ctttttctgaccATGTGGAGTGCGTTTCCCTTCTTCTGAGCCATGGAGCTCAGGCAAATGTTGTTGACACCCACATGCACAGAACACCACTGATGATGGTAGCTCTAAATGGACAGACCAATGCTGTGG AGGTGATGGTGAGCGGTGCTAAGGCAGACTTGGCACTGCAAGATGCAGACAGGAACACAGCATTGCATTTGGCTTGCAGCAAG GGTCACGAGACAAGTGCCTTGTTGATTCTGGAGAAAATCAGCGACAGGAATCTCATTAACTGCACCAACGCTGCTCTGCAGAC GCCCTTGCATGTAGCAGCCAGGAAGGGATTGACAGTGGTGGTccaggagctgctggtgaaaggAGCCAGTGTGTTAGCTGTGGATGAGAATG GTTACACTCCAGCTTTGGCTTGTGCTCCCAATCGGGATGTAGCTGACTGCTTGGCCCTCATCCTCAACTCAATGATGCCCACCTCACCCATGGTCACCATAGCAGCTTTGCCCACTCTCTCGCTTACTCAAACAGTCATCAACCACCACCCTATCTCAAACCACATTTCCAAAGGTGTGGCCTTTGATACTCCAGCCCCACTGAGACCTGACCACGCCTCCTACTGCAGGCCAGAACGCCTGCTGTCCTCTGTCTCCGGAGATGATGAAATGAATGACTCAGATTCAGAAACGTACTGA